GGAATTTCCATCATATGAGCTGTGGGACAATTAACTATATTTGCCCCCCCAACTCCCCAATTCATAAATACCCCCCTCATAAAGATTGTCTCAATTATCCTAAGAATACGATCTGTCTTTTGCTGGGAATCTGACTGATACCCTGAGACCCACCCCTCACAGTAAGTGCCACTAAAAAACTCAGAGCGAATCTTGCACTCCTTTTAAGCTTTTGTCTGTGGGTTCTGTTGTCCCTACTTTGTTTAGAAACATTCTATGCAATAGAAGTCAAAACGCATCTAACTTCAAGACTTTTCGGGTAACTGTCCTCTTGACTGCCCCCTTCACTTCATTGTTCCTTAGGCTGTAGATGATGGGGTTTAACATAGGAGTGATGACAGTGTAGGACAATGACACTAGCTTCTTGCTCTCTGGGGACTGGTTGGATTTGGGTCGCAGGTAGGTCAAGCTGGCTGTTCCATAGAAAAGGGATACCACAATGAGGTGTGATGAACAAGTGGAGAATGCCTTCTGACGACCGGTAGCAGAGGGCATCTTCAGGATGGTTATGATAATGCGGGTGTAGGAGACCAAAATGAGGGAAAAGGGAAACATGATAAACAGTAGTGTGGAAGCAAGTGCTTGCATTTCATACATGGTTGTATCTTGAGTGACTAGTTTCAGCACTGGGGGACCATCACAAAAAAAGTGGTCTATGGTATTTGGTCCACAGAAAGGAAGGGCCATCAACCAAGCTGTTTGTAGCATAGAGACAGGAACCCCAGACATCCAAGAGCCGACAGCCATCCATAAACATAGGGACCTATTCATTATGACTGAATAACGGAGAGGGTTACCAATGGCCACAAAGCGATCATATGCCATCATAGACAGGAGAAAACATTCGGAGCTGccgaagaaaaagaaaaagtacatctGGATACCACAGCCCACAAAAGAGATGATCTTCCTTAGGGACACTAGATCCACCAGCATCTTCGGCACCATGACCAAGGTAAAACAGACTTCAAGAAGTGATAGGTTTCGGAGAAAGAAGTACATGGGTGTTTGAAGAGCAGGATCCACACTGGTAACTGTGATAATAAGGAAATTGCCCAACAAAGTGACTGTATAGATGATGAGGAACAAAATAAAGAGGGAAACTTGCATCTCAGGGTTATTTGTAAAACCGAGAAGAACAAATTCAGTGACTCTGGTGTGATTTTCACAAATCATATTTTAGAATCGTTTCCCTGTAAGAATAAAAGTATGTGCATCAAAAGATAccatttaaatatagaaataacttcaaaaatatcaataaagtcCATTAAGTGTGTCTCTGTGCTCATGTGTCTCACCATTCTATTTCTCTGAAACAGAAAGAATGTGTAAAATAAGAtacaattaaggaaaaaatattttgcatgaaTCTTACTAATGCTTATCACCTAGGTGCGGTTTTTGTCTGGTCAGTGGTCATAGCGTGCAGCTCATATTTTTCATCAGAGACATGCTATTATCATTAAGTAGAAGTAGCTTAGATAGGTCATCATTATGATAGAATCAtctaccactttttaaaaaatataaagtaagtcCAGGGtacaaaaagataaattatgggctagttttatttttctaatcttttataATATTAATGACACGTTTCTCCTGAATGGAGTGTGTTCCACATCATCATTCactatgtacatacatatacacctgcatatacatatatgagatcagtaaataaacagaagtaaaaaataaatataacatatacttTTGATTTTGCTGCTTTTCTGTAATCTTCATGGGACTGGTAATTtatgtgatttaaaatatttttattttatttaaaatcaattaacatttaatgtattattagtttcagaggtagagtgattcatcagttgtatgtGATTTTTTATATTGTCTCTTGAATCATAATTTGACTTCACTGGGCCCCTATTTCTTATTATGCACATAGTAGAGTCATATTATTCGAGTTGTGGGAAGCAGAATTATTTTGATGGATGGGAATGGAAATGAGTGTTGGAAGGAAGACTTCTGTATTGAACGTCATAATCACTGAGTAGTAAAAAAACACCATATTCTGACTGAATATGGTATTCAATAGAGATGTCCTCCTTCCAACACTCATTTCAGTCCTCATCCGTCAAAACAGTCCTGCCTCCCACTGAGCTGTGACTTTGATCAATCATCATTTACCAAGTAATGATGGAGTGCAGGATGTTGGACATGGTTCAGCAAAAGACCACAAGGGAAAGCAAAATAGAGTTTATTACTCGCTGGATGTGGAGGAGAACACAGCCCGCTCAAGACCACATGGGGAAGTCAACActcagggcaggcagagggactgGAACAGGTGCTGACGGCACATACTTTTATTAGGGCTCAAGGGTGGAGTACTTCGGAGTTCCCTGGCTGATGCCAGATTGGTCAATTTAAGCCAAAAAGAACAGGATTTCTATATGCTTCCCAGTAGTTTTAGCTAAGGGTGTAGAAGAAGGACCTGGAAGATAAGGGAGCCTATTATTCATCACAAGGCCCATGGGGGGTGGTGTTTGTAGCCAGAACTTACATTTACTTATGACTCTGTGGGCTGTTGTCCAGGATGTACACTTGAAGGAAGGGTTAATGTTGGCTCAAGGTCCCTCAGGCATCGTGGCGACCCCAGATGGATGCCAAGTCAGCAGCTTTATGAAGTGGTTTAGCCGAACTCTCAACAGTGGTCAATCACTTCCAAAACTGCATGGTCAGAAGTGAGACTCAGTCACTATTGTATGTCCACTAAAAATCTAGTTGTCAAAGTACCGACTCAATTATTTTGAACTCAAGCGTTATATCTTATTTAGAGTAAAATATTTTGGCTGAaagaagaattataaaaatactttctgTAAAAATTTTACTTGGCAATAGCATATCAAACATTAGTCATCCGAAAAAACAGTTATTCATGATGCTACATGGAAGCTGAGATGagcaatgtttctttttttttccaaatattggAGTTAGGTGAATATTGGACCTATTAGTTCACAATACATATTTCAAGTTTAATGTAGAAGAAAGTTTAACTACTTCATTTTAgagtaaaattgtctttaaaatgggTTTCCCCTCCCTGAGTAAGGTGTGGGGAACTCAGAGCCTATAGGTCCATTCTGAAACAAGTAGCTCAATCAAAGAATTCTGTTTTAATTCCACCCCAAACATATGTACCTTTGATAGTATCTCACCTGCGTTTTTTGCTTTCTGTAAGTTCTGGGCCAATTCCTCAATAGCATAAGGAAAGGAGCTCTGGTGACCCGACAGCTATCCATTCCTCTAGAAGTCCCAGGACAATAGGTAACAGATGTTACAGTGACTGTGCCCATTACTCTCTCACCATAATTGCAAAACCTACTTCAATACCATGCTCATCCTCAGTAATAGCAACAACATTATTGCTGGCACATttagcaaaactaaaaaaaacttgTATTACCATGCTTACCAGTATTTTGCAACAACTCTAAACTTGTTATGGCTCTAAAAATACTCCACTTTTttgtcttgagaaaaaaaaagaatatgagttGATGAAGGTATCACTATTTCatgatattcattcatttatatttattatgttacgATATTTAGTGTAAGCCTAAAGGGCCCACACCATCACTGTCTCTCAGAATTCTAATACTGATACGGCAGAGAGCAAGGCTAGATTGGCTAAACTTTGAGAGGTCAGGGTCTACAGTGTACCATTCATGGTctctaatataaaatatgaacaagGCTGTCCAAGAAAATTGTCAGTTTCTTGATTTCTTGATAATTAATGTACACTTTTCACCTTGCCTGGGCACATTACATTGCATatatcctcttaaaaaaaaagatccatcagCAATGATTTCAGTCACTACCCCCGATTTATAtgaatatctgttttctttaatttgcAAACAGTGACTGAGTTGCCATTATTACTATGTAGCTCTAGAGAATATACTATTTTACTTGTTGCATGGCATTTTGATAATTTAATGCCATTTCCTTATGTCTACTAATGTAGTTGGCTCTGTCTAATGAGGCTAAAGAGCTGCTTCACTTACTAAGCAGGTCAACCTTAAGTGTTTCTGAAGAAATAGTCTTTACCTTTCCTTCTGGCCAGCTTTCTCAcaaatacatgttttcttttttaaaaaaaagttaattacgATTCAATGCAATTACATCATCAGTATTTGGAATACAAGCCAACACTCTTATCGTTATTAAATTTCTCTAACTGGAACAGGGCAACACAAAATAAATCTGTAAACTGGAGAACAAATGAACCCAGTATCAGTATTGAAATACTTTATATGGTTCTAATCCACAGCATTCCTTCAGTACACAACTCTCATTTTTCCCTTAATACtcttttcttgggcagcccagggggctcagtggtttagcgctgccttcagctcagggcgtgaccccaggtcccaggatcaagtcccacgtcgggctctctgcatggagcctgcttctccctctgcctgggtctctgcctctctctctgtctttcatgaataaataaataaaaactgtaaaaaaaaaaaaactcttttctttAGCATTCTATAGCCGAGAGAAAACAAAGGCCcgattactttttgttttctttactttaaTAAAGCATAAACTCACtcctttttccaaaaataaagtcccatatttacttttcttaaaatgtttttattacacACAGATATCCAGAAAAActagctttttttcttaaaaattgggAATGAAATAAGCCATAAAGAATATTGTGATGTATCTTACCAAATAAAACcccatatttcttctttaactagaaacaatgatatttttaaagataagtaaTTCTGTTGACTAGTTCAAATCTTCAGAATTCAGCAAATACGagagtgccagggtggctcagtcagttaagtatctgccttcagcttaggtcacgatctcggggtcctgggattgagccccatgtagggatCTGTTcaaaagggagtctgcttctctctctctctctctctctctctctctctctctctctctcgtaaataaataaaatctttaagaaaattaagcAATTACCTTAGGCAGACTAACCTACTTTGCATTGGCACTAAATGGTTGATATATTTTAGtggtaatatttaaaatgtgactgGCCTTGGGGAAATGATCCCAGGGACATTAGAAGGAACTACTGTTAATTAAACAATCCTTTTATCTCATAGGGGAGAATACAGAATTTTCATGGAActgtttatattttccttatgttATAATGACTGCAATTCAATATGTATTTCTCAATAATAGAAAATTTGTGGTGGGTCTGTTGAGCACACTGGTCAAATCCCTCAggattataattattaatatgcCAAGACTATGTGAGGAACAGGattttaattttccccataagatttttgtattttttgtggaATAGATTTTGGTCCAATACTGATAAAAGATATTTATACCATGTCCTTAAAACttgcatactttttaaatttcaatttttatttcatttttaaatcttattttaaacataaattttccTAATAATCTTTTTCAAATGATTAAACACATCAAGTTAAGCTAATAATCAGCATGTATTTTATTGTCTTAAATTCTAAATAGCTTAGCTGTTAAAAACATAGTTTGGCTGTTGGTTTATTTTAATAGAAGAACATTGTAAACAGTACCAAGATTCACATACTGTTCCATGGAAGCAGTAGCTTGTAGTCTCTAACATGGTTAATGCCATAAAGAAGTAAGtaagtcttcttcttttttttcaataccaGGAATGTTTTATCCTTAGAATTTCTAAGACTTCATTatcaatatgaaatatttattaaacatttttttttagtttcagggatagaatttagtgattcatcagttgcatataacacccagtgctcattacatcaagtacctccttaaagcccatcacccagtcaccccgtcctccatccacctcccctccaacaacctacagtttgtttcctatagggAAGAATCTATtatggtctctctccctctctgattttgtcttattttatttttctttcccttcccctatgttcatttttttttcttaaattccacatatgactgaaatcatatgatatttgtcttgtATTTGATCTATCTTAATTCATACCTGTACCAAATAAGTAACCATGCATCATATAAAGGATATAGTTAGAAGTTGGCTAAGAAAATCAGTGGAAAATGGTGCATTACTAAATTTATGCATCAggcttttgttggttttttttgaatgttatttatttatttagttttaaatttaattttatttaaattcaatttgccaaatatagtataacacccagtgctcatctcatcatatgccctccttaatgcccattactcagttaccctatcctcccacctacctccccttctgcaaccctttgtttcccagagttcggagtctctcatggtttgtcttcctctctaatttttcccacttagttttccccttcttttatcatccctttcactatttcttatattccacatacaagtgaaaccaTATCTGATAGTTGTCTTTCtatgattgacttacttcactcagcataataccctccagttccatccgcatcaatgtaaatggtaggtattcattctttctgatgggtgaataatattccattgtataaatagaccacatcttattatatttaatgatttatttatttatttgagagacagagagggagagaaaaagggaggggcaccatgctgagcatgaccctgagatcatgacctgagccaaagtcaagaattGGATGCCTAACCCActtaactcacttttttttttttttttttttttttttttttgccattatacTCTTTATTAGTCTGGGTAGATTGCTCTCCACTTGCTCTCACTCCTCCCAAACATACTTACCATACTTCCAATACTCTATTTATCACCATTCTCAATTTTATGTTCAAGATATATTTGTTGAAACCATACTAAATTACCATAGCTTTCGTAACTGGGAAGAACTATGAAATAAATGCTGACGTCTGAGTGCCTACTCTATGCTAAGCATGGTTTTTGGCATTTCACACTCATTAACATAATTATCAAGACAAACGTAACAGGTATTTGCCTACCTTAGTagatggggagacagagacagagagaatgagtaaCATGCCCTAGTTCTATGTTTGAATCCTGGGCTtgagccgcccaggagcccctctttaaaaataaataaataaataaataaataaataaataaataaatattttataagatctcaataagaaaactgaaaatcagcTTGTCCAACCATATGGTGAATttcaatggaattatttttaaattatctgttcCTAAATGAGTAACACTGTCTCAACGCAAACAAAATTCAGGTAAAATACACTATGTAGGGTCATCGTATGTGTCCAAATGCCACTCTACAATAGTTTAACTtcttaccaattttttaaagtcacattGTACACTGCATTCCCTGAGTATATACTACTGCCATCTTGTGGATAGTTCATCATACTATTTTGACCAAAATTTTTCCAGTAATTTGCCTGAAAACAAATcaatgtttttttcctatagatttttttgttcacctatgtagcggcaggcactgtgctaagtaacAGTTTGAAAGTTAAACAGAGATTCCCATTTCAAAAAATTACATAGTAATTCTCATTTGATGAAATTCATTTTGAAAGTGTGAAGAATGAAGATATGTGAACAAGAAAGAGTGTCTAGTACCtcttaaataaagttaaaatatgacCTTACTTTTGTCTAGGATTTGATACATAGATTTCAATTTcaaggacgcttgggtggctcagcggttgactgcctttggctcagggtgtgatcctggagacacgggatcgagtcccacatcaggctccctgcatggagcctgcttctccctctgcctgtgtctctgcctctctctgtgtgtctctaataaataaataaataaataaataaataaataaataaaacctttaaaaaaagattttgatttcAGATTTTAATGTATGACTCAATTCAGAGAATATCAAGCTCTTAGAAGACGACAAACACAAACTCATCTAAAAGTGCTGTGTAAATTTGAAACTTATGTAAACACTAAAGGTGTGTAAAATACTATTTGTGTCCTTTAAACTGAGGAatatatcttttacttttttttttaaaatttgagtatagttgacatacaagctttatttttttaagtaaactcctcccaacctgggatttgaactcatgaaCCTGTCACGAGTAGTAAGAGTAGCATTCCAAGAGTCATTTCTAAGGATTCGCATGATTAGATTGAGCTAACTCAGATTGCTCGGAATAATCTCTCCACCTTAAAGTCCCTAGCATTTTTATACCTACAAAATGACTTTTTTCCATATAAGGTGACATATTCACAGATTTTGAGTATTAGagtatggacatctttggggagccATTATTCTTCCTGACATATTGATTTGTCAAAAAGTAATCCAGAATTcataaaatttctaattaaagtgcattgagaattatttttaataacatcaaaaaataatGACTTAACTATTCATccctagaatcaaaaagaaaactagcaaattaaatcaaatgaaaacagaaggaaataacctacaaagaaaacatcagagattaatgaaacaaaatatatgtacAGAGGAGCGTATTAGTGGAGCCAACAGCGATTCttggaaaagaattaaaatttggtAGTACTCTGTCAAGATATACTcagaaaataaactgaataatattctaaaaaGCATAATGAATAatacattacaaaaataaataatgaataatacattacaaaaataaataataaataagtggtATCTCCCTTCAGGTAATCcagtaaaagaagaataaacatcAAATAAACATAACAATGtagatgaataaaattttaaaaccctaaggaaaaaaatataattttctgagGCTGATTCCAGAAGAAATAGATAACTGGTCCagacaaacaatttttaaagaatgaatcaggtggttcagtcagttaagcatttgccttcggcttgagtcatgaccccggggtcctggaatcaagcccggTGCTGGGCTCCTGGCTCGGTAGGGaggtgtttctccctctccttctgctcctcccttccagtgctcggtctctctctctctgtctctctttaaataaataaataaataaacaaacaaacaaacaaacaataaatcttcaagaaaaaaaaatgaatcagtaGTCTAAAGACTTCCCCTTCAAATTATAGAACCAGATGTCTTCACCagaaaattctaccaaacaattgaaaacaaatacatacacacaatcaAGTCTTTCACAAACTGTTTTTGTGTGTAAATAACAGAAGAGATGTTAATATTCCAAAATTATTGTATAATCGAATCACTATTGACACCTAATTGCAATAAATTCTCTAGTAGGAAGGGATATTACCAATTTTATTATTGAACATCAGTGTAAAAACCCCAAATTAGGTGTCAGGAGAAATAATTCAGTAATGCATGAAAATGATGACATATAGTGATCAAATTTGACATTAGAAAACCAGTCaatataatttaccattttaagagataaaaacagaaaatcacgTGATCTTTTTGTTAGGTGAATACAAAGAGTTTGACTATTTCACAGTCATTCtttataaaaactctcagcaatcTATTGATTATAATTCTCTATTACCATGTCGCAAATTAACTCAATATTTACAACAATAATAAACATTGATTACTTCACAGTTCCCATGGTTTTTGAATTTCAGTTTATCTGAGAGCTTTTGGCTCAGAGCCATTCATTAGGTTGCACTCAGATATGCACTCAGATACCTCGCTGGTATGTGGGATCTCAGGAAACTGAGCTCAAGGAAACAGAGTAgcctggtggttgccaggggcagaggcagagctgggtggggagggaaggcgTTAGTCAAAGGGTGTGAGCTTCCAGGTATAAggtgaataagttctggagacctAAAGGCGACTATAGCTAACAATAAGtagaaagttgctgagagtagatatttatttatttatttatttatttatttatttatttatttattatttattggagttcaatttgccaacctgaccaggccaataaccagggaggaaatggaagcagtcatcaaaaacctcccaagacaccaaagtccagggccagatggcttccttggggaattctatcaaacgtttaaagaagaaaccatattctactaaagctgttcggaaagagagaaagagatggaatacttgccaactcgttctatgaggccagcgtcaccttaattccaaaaccagacaaagactctgccaaaaaggagaattacagaccaatatccctgaggaacatggatgcaaacattctcaacaagttgctgagagtagatcttaaatgttttcgCCGCATGCACACAAAAATGGTAACGGAGTGTGTGACGGAGGTGTTCACTGACCCTGTAGTCATCATCTCACAAGCTACGCGTGTATCAAGTCATCACACTGCACACCCTTTATTTGTACGATGTATGTCCGTTATGTGTcaggaaagctggaaaaaagTTACAGGCGAAGACTGCAGCCCTCTGAAGACTAGGCTGGGGCTGGTCCTAGTCTGATGCCTCCTGATGCTGACACACATCGCCGCCCCGTTGGTCCCACTGTTGGCAGCTTCGCCATGTGAATCTCCGCATGGGGCTGCTTGGAGTTCTCGGGGCACGTTGGCTGTGGGAACAGTGATTCTAAAGAGCACGGTGCagggctcctgggggctcagcggttgagcatctgcctttggctcaggccctgatcccggggtcccagggtcgagtcccacatcgggctccctgcatggagcccccttctccctcagcctgtgtctctgcctctctctgtatctcatgaataaataaataaaatctaaaaaaaaaaagaacaaggaacagGACCcaatatcttctttttaatttttgtattttttaaaaagagcttttttATGGAGGTATATTTGACAATTAAGAAttgtatatgtaaaaaaaaaaaaaaaagaattgtatatgTTTAAGGTGTACGATTTGATAtgcatatacattgtgaaataattaccatattcaaactaattaacatatccatcccTTTTTTTATTGCAAACTTGTAGATCATGCCATTTCTGCCTTGTAAGAAGGAGctacgtgaaaaaaaaaataaaaaaaaaaaaagaaggtgctACGTGATGACTGAACAGCATGAGATGAGAATTATTGGGGGCTATTTTGGAGGTGGATTACTACAAAAGGCATCTTTCTAAATCCAAGAAAGTgtatctacattaaaaaaaacaaaactaaactaaagcAATCATAGGCTTTAAGGGAAActctggaatttttttctgtgtgatGCAACAATGTAAGTTTAAAAACACCAAAAGCTAAGAAGgctagaaagaatgaaaaatggatACTATATCTGCAGAAAATAGTATAATTCTAGctactttgttttttcattatttatctcTCCATTGATCACTGTACTTTGCTCTACtgcactttgcagatactgcattatttttatttttttttttagagcgagtgagcaggaagcagggagagggagagagaaaacgtTAAACAGGCTTCATACGTAGCAtgcagcctgatgcggggctcagccccacaaccctgagatcatgatcggagccaaaatcaagagtcagatgcttaaccgactgagccactcaagtgcccttgcattttttagaaaacattttattatttatttattttcttattcatgagacacacagagagaggcagagacacaggcagagggagaagcaggctccatgcaggaagcccgatgtgggactcgatcccaggaccctggggttgcccaaggcagacgctcaacctctgagccacctgagcatctccgggctttttgttttttgtttacaaattgaaggttgtGGTAACCCTGCCTTGAGCAAGTCTGTCAGcgtcatttttccaacagcatttgctcctTTATTTCTCTGTACCACATTTTTAgtgattcttaaaatattttacatttttttcatcattactGCTATGGTGATCTGTGACCAGTGATTACCACTTGCTGAAAGTTCGGATTATGGTTAATATATTTTAGCAGCAAAGTATTTTTTGATTAAGAGGCGGACattgtttttagaaataatgttATTGCACACCTCGTGGACTACAATATAGTGTAATCAGAACTTTTGTAAGCACTGGGACACCAAAGATTCGTGGGCCTCACTCTGTTGCAGCATCCacctccctgcaggggcctggagccAAGGCCACCACGTCTCCGCGGGTCGCCTGCAGCCGTAGCTGTGCCTCATGGTGCACACAGGTCAGCAAAGAATATAAGGTACAGAACTCAGGTTTtcagttcagtgattttttaaCAATCTTATGTAAAattactcacacacacacacacacacacacaaacactgaattct
Above is a window of Canis lupus baileyi chromosome 25, mCanLup2.hap1, whole genome shotgun sequence DNA encoding:
- the LOC140616755 gene encoding olfactory receptor 10A7; protein product: MICENHTRVTEFVLLGFTNNPEMQVSLFILFLIIYTVTLLGNFLIITVTSVDPALQTPMYFFLRNLSLLEVCFTLVMVPKMLVDLVSLRKIISFVGCGIQMYFFFFFGSSECFLLSMMAYDRFVAIGNPLRYSVIMNRSLCLWMAVGSWMSGVPVSMLQTAWLMALPFCGPNTIDHFFCDGPPVLKLVTQDTTMYEMQALASTLLFIMFPFSLILVSYTRIIITILKMPSATGRQKAFSTCSSHLIVVSLFYGTASLTYLRPKSNQSPESKKLVSLSYTVITPMLNPIIYSLRNNEVKGAVKRTVTRKVLKLDAF